A stretch of DNA from Halobacillus litoralis:
TTTTTACGTGCAGCGGTTTGTTGATTTGATACCATAGGAAATCTCTCCTTTAATATGATTTAAGCTTTCATACCCGTAGAACTGATTCCATCTACTATATAACGTTGGAAGACAAAGAAAATGATGAAAATCGGTAAAATACTTAATGTTGACATCGCGAACATCGCTCCCCAGTTGGTCACCGAGTTCGGGTCTGAGAAAAGTTTCAATGCAAGGGAAACCGGGTACTTTTCTGGTGTGGACAAATAGATGAGCGGTCCCATAAAATCATCCCATCGCCAATAAAACGAGAAGATTGCTGAAGTCATCATAGCCGGTACAATCAGCGGAACGATGATCCTGAAAAAGATATCGAACGTATTACAGCCGTCGATTTTCGCTGCTTCATCCAGCTCCATAGGAATGGTCCGGATGAACTGCATGATCAGGAATATGAAAAACGGGATTCCGAAAAAGGTCGGCAAAATGAGCGGCAGGTAGGTATCGATCCATCCGAATTTGTTGAACATGATATATTGAGGAATCATGACCATTTCGAATGGAAGCATCATCGTAAGCATCATCGCAACGAACCATATTTTCTTCCCGGCGAATTTAATCCGTGCAAAACCATAAGCGATAAATGTCGAGGAAATGATACTCCCTACAGTCGCTATGACGGTTATAATCGTTGAGTTCCAAAAAAATGTCCCGAACGTAATGCCTGCAAATCCGTTCCAGCCGTCAATATAGTTGGCAAAATGCCATTCACTCGGAATCAACGAGTGAGAGTTTACGAATACATTTTCACTTTTTTTCAATGAACTGCTGACCATCCACACGAGCGGATAGATCATCATTAACGCAAAGCTACCCATCAGCACATGCTGTATAGTCTTTTTTGTTATTCTCTTTTTCTTCATTACGCCTGCTCCTTTCTTTACTTCGCATCCGATTCGTAGTGAACCCAATGTTCAGAACTCTTGAAGATCAAAGCTGTGAAAATAGCAATGATGACCAGCATCACCCATGCCATCGCTGATGCGTAACCCATATCGAAGTATTCAAAAGCCCGCTGGTACATATAAAGGACATACAATAATGTACTGTTCACTGGACCACCGTTCGTTACGACAAAACTAGGCGTAAAGGCCATGAAACCTTGAATGACCTGCATGATTGTGTTGAACAGAATGACCGGGGTCAACAATGGAATGGTAATGATGAAGAACTGGCGGATCGGTCCTGCCCCATCAACACTCGAAGCTTCATAGAATGTTTTCGGAATGTTTCGTAGTCCTGCAAGGAAAATCAACATGGATGACCCGAACTGCCAACCATATAATACGATTAATGTCCAAATGGCTGTGTCAGGATCCCCAAGCCACGAGTGAGTCGGTAACCCAATAGAAGCAAGGATAGAGTTAAAAGCCCCATCGTTTCCGAACAACTGACGCCACATAATCGAAACAGCAATACTCCCACCGACTACCGATGGAAGATAAAGAAGGGTTCGGTATAATCCGACCATTTCCACCACTTTATTCAAAGCCAAAGCAACAAGAAGGGCGAATACTAACCGGATAGGAACGGCTACCCCTGCATAAAAAAAGGTGACTTTCATAGACTTCCAGAACGTCGGATCCTCTGTGAACATTCTTTGGTAGTTGTCGAGACCGATCCAATTGGGTGTCCCCATTAAATCAAAGTCTGTAAAAGATAAATACAAAGAATAGAGAATTGGGAATAGAGTCAATGAAAAGAGCCCAATTAGAAACGGAGAAATAAACGCGTATCCTGTGACGTTTTGATTGCCTGTATTGAGCTTTTTGTTTGGTGGTACGGGTTTCATTTTCTTCCTTTTAGGCTTTTTCGCCGGGTGCTGAGGTTCTATCGTTTCATGGATTTCTTCTTTTTTCTTAGGAATCAACGCACTCACCTCTTTTACTTTCATAGAATGGTTTAGTAGAGATCCATCGTTTACATGGCGGATAACGACCTGACAAGACCCCACCAAATTGAACAGAAGAATCTTGGCCGGTCGCCCGCTCTTGTGATTTATTTTTATAAAGAAGAAGATGGCCCTATTCGGAGAGGATCAGGACCATCTTCCCTAGTTATTACCTGCTCATGATCCTTTCAACAGTAGATCTGAACTGTTCGGCTCCTTCTTCAGCAGAAAGTTCACCATACATAACGAGTTCATCAATCTTCGTCAGTTCTGCCAAGATTTCAGATGACTCTGGTGGGAAGTTAGAGTCGATTGGAGAACTGTTTTCCGTCACCATCTCAATGTAGTCAAACACTTTCTGATCCGTCTCACTCAAGTCAGCAGAAAGTTCGCTGCGGATCTCTTCTTTTATTGGTACACCACGGTCAGAACCACCGATTTCATACACTTTTATATTGTTTACAAAGAAGTCTATAAAACGAG
This window harbors:
- a CDS encoding carbohydrate ABC transporter permease — encoded protein: MKKKRITKKTIQHVLMGSFALMMIYPLVWMVSSSLKKSENVFVNSHSLIPSEWHFANYIDGWNGFAGITFGTFFWNSTIITVIATVGSIISSTFIAYGFARIKFAGKKIWFVAMMLTMMLPFEMVMIPQYIMFNKFGWIDTYLPLILPTFFGIPFFIFLIMQFIRTIPMELDEAAKIDGCNTFDIFFRIIVPLIVPAMMTSAIFSFYWRWDDFMGPLIYLSTPEKYPVSLALKLFSDPNSVTNWGAMFAMSTLSILPIFIIFFVFQRYIVDGISSTGMKA
- a CDS encoding carbohydrate ABC transporter permease, producing MKPVPPNKKLNTGNQNVTGYAFISPFLIGLFSLTLFPILYSLYLSFTDFDLMGTPNWIGLDNYQRMFTEDPTFWKSMKVTFFYAGVAVPIRLVFALLVALALNKVVEMVGLYRTLLYLPSVVGGSIAVSIMWRQLFGNDGAFNSILASIGLPTHSWLGDPDTAIWTLIVLYGWQFGSSMLIFLAGLRNIPKTFYEASSVDGAGPIRQFFIITIPLLTPVILFNTIMQVIQGFMAFTPSFVVTNGGPVNSTLLYVLYMYQRAFEYFDMGYASAMAWVMLVIIAIFTALIFKSSEHWVHYESDAK